A DNA window from Daucus carota subsp. sativus chromosome 3, DH1 v3.0, whole genome shotgun sequence contains the following coding sequences:
- the LOC108213427 gene encoding cytochrome P450 71B34 isoform X2 — translation MEVVPVLVAITLPLFLLFILKNCNARKSNRHAPGPPGLPLIRNMLQFDSLNTHIYLHHLSKKYGPLMSLKLGSVKILVISSVSAAKEVFKFHDLCISNRPSSVAIQKLSYNKLGFCFAPYDEYWRSMRKFSALHLFNAKSLRSFQPIRDEEIARMVRTIRDAAAADSSVVDLSKTFMTLTSSIIFRITFDYFPLMGRFLDRLNGAWARLEKSFRETDAFYQQLIDEHLLASSLSTGDCSILDILLEMKKDSPGFTFDHVKAILMNIILAATDTSAAAIIWAMTLLIKNPASMEKVQQEVRDLGRQRGFVDEDDIEKLVYLKAVVKEVLRLWPPAPILRRETTEKCVVSGYDIEAKTWVYVNTYAIGRDPECWDNPDEFLPERFMNNSIDFRGQDFELIPFGAGRRICPGISMGATTTELVLANLLYSFNWELPPGKNREDIDMAAQPGLTVHKKNHLCLVPKIGDQVSHAYLKV, via the exons atggaagTAGTACCTGTCCTTGTTGCAATCACTCTTCCTCTGTTTTTGCTGTTCATACTCAAAAATTGCAATGCCAGAAAGTCGAATCGGCATGCACCAGGTCCCCCTGGCCTCCCGTTGATCAGAAACATGCTTCAGTTCGACAGCTTAAACACTCACATCTACTTGCACCATCTTTCCAAGAAGTATGGTCCTCTCATGTCTTTGAAGTTAGGGTCAGTTAAAATCCTAGTCATCTCCTCTGTGAGCGCAGCGAaagaagtcttcaaattccatGATCTTTGTATCTCGAATAGGCCATCCTCAGTTGCCATCCAGAAGCTATCTTACAACAAGCTAGGCTTCTGTTTCGCACCATATGATGAGTACTGGAGGAGCATGAGGAAATTTTCTGCTCTTCATCTCTTTAATGCAAAGAGCTTGAGGTCATTTCAACCTATCCGCGATGAAGAAATTGCACGAATGGTCAGAACGATACGTGATGCAGCTGCAGCTGATTCCAGTGTCGTAGATTTGAGCAAAACTTTTATGACTTTGACAAGCTCAATTATATTTAGAATTACTTTTG ATTATTTTCCCCTAATGGGTCGATTTCTTGATAGACTGAACGGTGCATGGGCTCGGTTGGAAAAGAGTTTTCGCGAAACAGATGCTTTTTACCAACAACTCATTGATGAACATCTTCTTGCATCCAGTTTATCTACTGGAGACTGCAGCATCCTCGACATCTTACTTGAGATGAAGAAGGATTCTCCTGGTTTCACGTTTGATCACGTGAAAGCAATATTAATG AATATTATACTTGCAGCAACGGATACAAGTGCTGCAGCTATAATTTGGGCCATGACTTTGTTAATCAAGAATCCCGCATCAATGGAGAAAGTGCAACAAGAGGTTAGAGATTTAGGACGACAGAGAGGATTTGTAGACGAAGACGACATCGAAAAACTTGTTTATCTTAAAGCTGTAGTGAAGGAGGTCCTGCGATTGTGGCCGCCTGCTCCAATTCTGCGCAGAGAAACCACTGAAAAATGTGTGGTTAGTGGCTATGACATCGAAGCTAAAACGTGGGTTTACGTGAACACGTATGCTATAGGAAGGGATCCTGAATGCTGGGACAATCCAGACGAGTTCTTGCCGGAAAGATTCATGAATAATAGTATTGATTTTAGAGGCCAAGATTTTGAGCTGATACCATTCGGAGCAGGGCGGAGAATATGTCCAGGAATATCAATGGGAGCCACTACGACGGAGCTGGTGCTTGCTAATCTTCTCTACTCTTTTAACTGGGAACTGCCTCCAGGTAAAAATAGAGAAGATATTGACATGGCCGCGCAGCCTGGCTTGACTGTGCACAAGAAGAACCATCTTTGTCTTGTCCCTAAAATTGGTGATCAAGTATCACATGCTTATTTAAAGGTGTGA
- the LOC108213427 gene encoding 6,7,8-trihydroxycoumarin synthase isoform X1 produces MEVVPVLVAITLPLFLLFILKNCNARKSNRHAPGPPGLPLIRNMLQFDSLNTHIYLHHLSKKYGPLMSLKLGSVKILVISSVSAAKEVFKFHDLCISNRPSSVAIQKLSYNKLGFCFAPYDEYWRSMRKFSALHLFNAKSLRSFQPIRDEEIARMVRTIRDAAAADSSVVDLSKTFMTLTSSIIFRITFGKTYDNDMRTKFHWLLAETEANIVSFFLTDYFPLMGRFLDRLNGAWARLEKSFRETDAFYQQLIDEHLLASSLSTGDCSILDILLEMKKDSPGFTFDHVKAILMNIILAATDTSAAAIIWAMTLLIKNPASMEKVQQEVRDLGRQRGFVDEDDIEKLVYLKAVVKEVLRLWPPAPILRRETTEKCVVSGYDIEAKTWVYVNTYAIGRDPECWDNPDEFLPERFMNNSIDFRGQDFELIPFGAGRRICPGISMGATTTELVLANLLYSFNWELPPGKNREDIDMAAQPGLTVHKKNHLCLVPKIGDQVSHAYLKV; encoded by the exons atggaagTAGTACCTGTCCTTGTTGCAATCACTCTTCCTCTGTTTTTGCTGTTCATACTCAAAAATTGCAATGCCAGAAAGTCGAATCGGCATGCACCAGGTCCCCCTGGCCTCCCGTTGATCAGAAACATGCTTCAGTTCGACAGCTTAAACACTCACATCTACTTGCACCATCTTTCCAAGAAGTATGGTCCTCTCATGTCTTTGAAGTTAGGGTCAGTTAAAATCCTAGTCATCTCCTCTGTGAGCGCAGCGAaagaagtcttcaaattccatGATCTTTGTATCTCGAATAGGCCATCCTCAGTTGCCATCCAGAAGCTATCTTACAACAAGCTAGGCTTCTGTTTCGCACCATATGATGAGTACTGGAGGAGCATGAGGAAATTTTCTGCTCTTCATCTCTTTAATGCAAAGAGCTTGAGGTCATTTCAACCTATCCGCGATGAAGAAATTGCACGAATGGTCAGAACGATACGTGATGCAGCTGCAGCTGATTCCAGTGTCGTAGATTTGAGCAAAACTTTTATGACTTTGACAAGCTCAATTATATTTAGAATTACTTTTGGTAAAAcatatgataatgatatgagGACTAAATTTCATTGGCTACTTGCTGAAACTGAAGCCAACATTGTAAGTTTCTTTCTTACAGATTATTTTCCCCTAATGGGTCGATTTCTTGATAGACTGAACGGTGCATGGGCTCGGTTGGAAAAGAGTTTTCGCGAAACAGATGCTTTTTACCAACAACTCATTGATGAACATCTTCTTGCATCCAGTTTATCTACTGGAGACTGCAGCATCCTCGACATCTTACTTGAGATGAAGAAGGATTCTCCTGGTTTCACGTTTGATCACGTGAAAGCAATATTAATG AATATTATACTTGCAGCAACGGATACAAGTGCTGCAGCTATAATTTGGGCCATGACTTTGTTAATCAAGAATCCCGCATCAATGGAGAAAGTGCAACAAGAGGTTAGAGATTTAGGACGACAGAGAGGATTTGTAGACGAAGACGACATCGAAAAACTTGTTTATCTTAAAGCTGTAGTGAAGGAGGTCCTGCGATTGTGGCCGCCTGCTCCAATTCTGCGCAGAGAAACCACTGAAAAATGTGTGGTTAGTGGCTATGACATCGAAGCTAAAACGTGGGTTTACGTGAACACGTATGCTATAGGAAGGGATCCTGAATGCTGGGACAATCCAGACGAGTTCTTGCCGGAAAGATTCATGAATAATAGTATTGATTTTAGAGGCCAAGATTTTGAGCTGATACCATTCGGAGCAGGGCGGAGAATATGTCCAGGAATATCAATGGGAGCCACTACGACGGAGCTGGTGCTTGCTAATCTTCTCTACTCTTTTAACTGGGAACTGCCTCCAGGTAAAAATAGAGAAGATATTGACATGGCCGCGCAGCCTGGCTTGACTGTGCACAAGAAGAACCATCTTTGTCTTGTCCCTAAAATTGGTGATCAAGTATCACATGCTTATTTAAAGGTGTGA